The Rhodococcus rhodochrous DNA window AGGGCATCATGATTCCGACAGCCGAACGCGCTTCCGGCGTGCGCGGCGGAATCCTGGAGATGGACGACCCCGAGCACCGGGAGTTCCGCGCCCTGCTCAACCCCTACCTCTCGCCCGCAGCGATCAAGAAGTGGATCCCCGTCATCGACGAGGTCGTGCGTGCGAGCCTCGACGAGAAGATCGAGAGCGGACGGATCGACTTCGTCGACGATCTCGCGAACATCGTGCCGGCCGTCATCACCCTCGCCATGCTCGGTGTCCCCATCAAGAAGTGGGAGGTGTACTGCGAGCCGGTCCACGCCGCGATCTACACCCCGCCGGACTCCCCGGACATCGCCCGCGTCGGCGAACTGCACCGCAACATGGGCATCGACCTGATCACGAACCTGTTCGAGATCCGCGAGAAGCCCCGCCCCGGCCTGATCAACGCGATCGCCGACGTCGAGGTGCTCGGTGAGAAGCCCGACGACATGGAGCTTCTCGGCATCCTCAGCCTGCTGATCGGTGGCGGCTTCGACACCACCACGGCGCTGACCTCGCACGCACTCGAGTGGCTGAGCCAGAACCCCGACGAGCGCGAACGTCTCAGCCGGGAACGCGACAGCCTGCTCGACAGCGCCACCGAGGAGTTCCTGCGGTACTTCACCCCGTCGCCGGGCGACGGTCGCACGTTCTCCGCCGACTGCGAGTTCAAGGGGACGCAGTTCAAGGAAGGCGAGCGCCTGTGGCTGTCGTGGGCGATGGCCAACCGCGACCCGGCACTGTTCGACGATCCGAACTCGATCGATATGGAGCGAAAGGGTAACCGCCACTTCAGCTTCGGCCTGGGAGTTCACCGGTGCATCGGCTCGAACCTGGCACGTACCGTGTTCAAGCGCATGCTCCTCGCCGTGCTCGACCGGATGCCCGACTACAAGTGCGATCCGGAGACGACGGTGCACTACGACTCCATCGGCGTCATCCAGGGCATGCGGCATCTCCCGGCGACGTTCACACCGGGCAAGCGCCTCGGCGCCGGCCTCGATGAGACGCTGGAGAAGCTGCAGGTCCAGATCGACGAGCAGGAGCTCGCCGCTCCGATCACGGCACAGAAGTAAGGAAACGGCTCAATTGGCTGACTCGACGGTGGTCGACCGTGAAAACCGGGATGGGGCGACGAAGAGATCCGGACGTCCCCTGCCCCAGCTGACGCCTCAGAACAAGTTCTTCTGGAAATCCGGTGAAGACGGCCGGTTGCGGATCCGCGAATGCGAGTCGTGCTCGGCTCTCATCCACCCTCCGCAACCGATCTGCCGTTACTGCCGGGGTCGGCAGATGGGAGTGCGCGTCGTCTCCGGCTTCGCGACCCTCATCGGGTTCACGGTCAACCACCGTTTCGGTCTGCCAGGACTGAAACCGCCGTTCGTCATCGCGCAGGTCGCACTCGAGGACGATCCTCGGGTGCACCTGACGACGAACGCGATCGAATGCGAGCCCGACGAGCTCGTACTGGGCATGCGCATGGAGGTCGTCTTCCACCAGGACGGCGACGTGTGGCTTCCGCTCTTCCGTCCGACGGCGGAGCAGGGAGAGCCTGCCCCGCTGCCGGTGGACGAGATCGAACCCGAACAGATCCGCTTCCATATCCGCCCGCCCGCGACGCAGGACAAGTTCGAGGACAAGGTCGCGATCACCGGTATCGGCGCGTCCGACCTGGGTCGCAGGTTGATGGTCGACCCCATCGAGCTGACCGTGCAGGCATGCGAACGTGCCGTCGCCGATGCAGGGTTGACGCTCGACGACATCGACGGACTGTCCACCTACCCCGGGGCCGGCCCCGTCGTCGGTTTCGGCGAGGGCGGTATCGGTGCCGTCGAAGCCGCACTCGGCCTACGACCGACCTGGTTCAACGGTGGCCTCGAAACACCCGGCCCCAGTGGGTCGGTGATCGCTGCGATGCTCGCGGTTTCCGCCGGGCTCGCCCGCCACGTGCTCTGCTACCGCACGCTGTGGGAATCCACCTACGGCGAATACGTCAAGGCCGGCGACATCAGTCCGCCCGGCGGACGCACGCCCAGCTGGATGGTGCCTTTCGGCGGCACCTCCGCCGCCCACACTCTCGCGCAGAACGCGCAACGCTACTTCCATCGCTACGGCGCGAGTCGCGAAACCCTCGGCTGGATCGCACTGAATCAGCGGGCCAACGCCGCGATCAATCCCACCGCCATCTACCGCGACCCGATGACGATGGACGACTATCTTTCGGCACGTCTCGTCACCACTCCCTTCGGTCTCTACGACTGCGACGTGCCGTGCGACGGTGCGGTCGCCGTCATCGTTTCGGCCGTCGACACCGTCGCCGACCTCGCCAAGCCCGCCATTCGCGTCGAGGCAGTGGGAACGCAGATCGTCGAACGCATCGAATGGGATCAGAGCACCCTCACCCACGAACCGCAGGTCCTCGGCCCGGCCGCGCACCTGTGGACCCGCACGTCGCTGCGACCCGACGACGTCGACGTCGCCCAGCTCTACGACGGCTTCACCTTCAACGCCCTGTCGTGGATCGAGGCGCTCGGCTTCTGCGGGATCGGCGAGGCGAAGGACTTCCTCGACGGCGGGAAGAACATCGCACGCGACGGCATCCTCCCCCTCAACACCCACGGCGGCCAGCTCTCGCACGGACGCACTCACGGCATGGGTCTCGTGCACGAAGCGGTCACGCAGCTGCGCGGCACGGCAGGAGACCGCCAGGTGCGCGACGCCCGCGTGGCCGTGGTCAGCAGTGGCGGGCTCACTCCCGGCAGCGCGATGCTGCTGCGGAGCGACGCATGAGTACCGTCCGCGCACAGTCCTCACCGATCGAGGAGGCTCACGTCGACGACGCGGGAGACGTCTCACCCGTAGCCCGCGTCGTCGATGTCGAGGGCATCCCGATGTCGGCGCTGGTCGCCGAGGCTCCCGAACCGCGCG harbors:
- a CDS encoding thiolase C-terminal domain-containing protein — its product is MVDRENRDGATKRSGRPLPQLTPQNKFFWKSGEDGRLRIRECESCSALIHPPQPICRYCRGRQMGVRVVSGFATLIGFTVNHRFGLPGLKPPFVIAQVALEDDPRVHLTTNAIECEPDELVLGMRMEVVFHQDGDVWLPLFRPTAEQGEPAPLPVDEIEPEQIRFHIRPPATQDKFEDKVAITGIGASDLGRRLMVDPIELTVQACERAVADAGLTLDDIDGLSTYPGAGPVVGFGEGGIGAVEAALGLRPTWFNGGLETPGPSGSVIAAMLAVSAGLARHVLCYRTLWESTYGEYVKAGDISPPGGRTPSWMVPFGGTSAAHTLAQNAQRYFHRYGASRETLGWIALNQRANAAINPTAIYRDPMTMDDYLSARLVTTPFGLYDCDVPCDGAVAVIVSAVDTVADLAKPAIRVEAVGTQIVERIEWDQSTLTHEPQVLGPAAHLWTRTSLRPDDVDVAQLYDGFTFNALSWIEALGFCGIGEAKDFLDGGKNIARDGILPLNTHGGQLSHGRTHGMGLVHEAVTQLRGTAGDRQVRDARVAVVSSGGLTPGSAMLLRSDA
- a CDS encoding cytochrome P450; this encodes MSVDDVVADTSHRTPVYQFDRHAPDYRDNFLPITEEMQSKCPMAWSDTHGGHWVAAGSDEVFNLVRSPNVSNDHDIKGVRKGYKGIMIPTAERASGVRGGILEMDDPEHREFRALLNPYLSPAAIKKWIPVIDEVVRASLDEKIESGRIDFVDDLANIVPAVITLAMLGVPIKKWEVYCEPVHAAIYTPPDSPDIARVGELHRNMGIDLITNLFEIREKPRPGLINAIADVEVLGEKPDDMELLGILSLLIGGGFDTTTALTSHALEWLSQNPDERERLSRERDSLLDSATEEFLRYFTPSPGDGRTFSADCEFKGTQFKEGERLWLSWAMANRDPALFDDPNSIDMERKGNRHFSFGLGVHRCIGSNLARTVFKRMLLAVLDRMPDYKCDPETTVHYDSIGVIQGMRHLPATFTPGKRLGAGLDETLEKLQVQIDEQELAAPITAQK